Proteins from a genomic interval of Micromonospora sp. NBC_00389:
- a CDS encoding ArsA family ATPase, which translates to MVPSEDAAPQLDVDQILADPGVRIIVCCGAGGVGKTTTAAALALRAAEQHGRRTVVLTIDPARRLAQSLGLTELDNTPRQVKGIDVETSGGELHAMMLDMKRTFDDVVLQHTDPAKAAEIFSNPFYQAMSSTFAGTQEYMAMEKLGQLHARGEWDLIVVDTPPSRSALDFLDAPARLSRFLDGRMLRLLMAPARSGGRSMFSLVTASFGMFSKVVQKILGAQLLTDLSGFVAALDSMFGGFRQRAEQTYRILQARETAFVLVAAPEPDAVREAAYFAGRLREEKMPLAGLVLNRVHRPAVPELDAERSRLAAERLAELGGHEATAEVLRAHAALARQAVREQQVAARFTEAFPAVPSVSVTAQPADVHDVDGLRTIGAAISRP; encoded by the coding sequence TTGGTGCCTTCCGAAGACGCGGCGCCGCAGCTGGACGTCGACCAGATCCTCGCCGACCCAGGCGTGCGGATCATCGTGTGCTGCGGTGCCGGCGGGGTCGGCAAGACGACCACGGCCGCGGCGCTGGCGCTGCGGGCCGCCGAGCAGCACGGCCGGCGCACGGTGGTGCTCACCATCGACCCGGCCCGCCGGCTGGCCCAGTCGCTGGGCCTGACCGAGCTGGACAACACTCCCCGCCAGGTCAAGGGGATCGACGTCGAGACCAGCGGCGGCGAGCTGCACGCCATGATGCTGGACATGAAGCGCACCTTCGACGACGTGGTGCTCCAGCACACCGATCCGGCGAAGGCTGCGGAGATTTTCTCGAACCCGTTCTACCAGGCAATGAGCTCCACCTTCGCCGGCACGCAGGAATACATGGCGATGGAGAAGCTGGGTCAGCTGCACGCCCGGGGCGAGTGGGACCTGATCGTCGTGGACACCCCGCCGTCCCGCTCGGCACTGGATTTCCTGGACGCGCCGGCCCGGCTCTCCCGATTCCTCGACGGCCGGATGCTGCGACTGCTGATGGCCCCCGCGCGCAGCGGCGGGCGGAGCATGTTCAGCCTGGTCACGGCCTCGTTCGGGATGTTCTCGAAGGTGGTGCAGAAGATCCTCGGTGCGCAGCTGCTCACCGATCTGTCCGGCTTCGTGGCCGCACTGGATTCGATGTTCGGCGGTTTCCGGCAGCGGGCCGAGCAGACGTACCGCATCCTCCAGGCGCGGGAGACGGCCTTCGTGCTGGTCGCGGCACCGGAGCCGGACGCGGTCCGGGAGGCCGCGTACTTCGCGGGCCGGTTGCGGGAGGAGAAGATGCCGCTGGCCGGCCTGGTGCTCAACCGGGTGCACCGGCCGGCGGTGCCGGAGCTGGACGCCGAGCGGAGCCGGCTCGCCGCGGAGCGGCTGGCCGAGCTGGGTGGGCACGAGGCCACCGCCGAGGTGCTGCGAGCGCACGCGGCGCTGGCCCGTCAGGCGGTACGCGAGCAGCAGGTGGCCGCGCGGTTCACCGAGGCGTTCCCGGCGGTGCCGTCGGTGTCGGTGACGGCGCAGCCCGCCGACGTACACGACGTCGACGGGCTGCGGACGATCGGCGCGGCGATCAGCCGGCCGTGA
- a CDS encoding ArsA-related P-loop ATPase produces MRAAERPSDPAGNGWSARLHVVTGKGGTGKTSVAAALALALAAGGRRTLLVEVEGRQGIAQLFGIDPLPYEERHLADAPDGGEVRALAVDAEEALLEYLDMFYKLGAAGRALRKLGAIDFATTIAPGLRDVLLTGKVKEATTRTSGQRRVYDAVVLDAPPTGRIGRFLNVTAETARLAKVGPIKTQSEGVAALLRSPITAVHVVTLLEEMPVQETVDAIADLTSLGFGIGKVIVNGARPPLPAGRAVSAAELKRGLVAAGLPADRETVTGLHDEARDQFIRRELEDSLRADLVELGLPMVELPLLPDGVDRLGLATLAQALVRAD; encoded by the coding sequence GTGCGTGCAGCTGAGCGGCCGTCCGACCCGGCCGGTAACGGATGGTCGGCCCGTCTCCACGTCGTGACCGGCAAGGGCGGCACCGGCAAGACCAGCGTGGCGGCGGCGCTGGCCCTGGCGCTGGCCGCCGGCGGCCGGCGCACCCTGCTGGTGGAGGTCGAGGGGCGGCAGGGCATCGCCCAGCTCTTCGGCATCGATCCGCTGCCGTACGAGGAGCGACACCTCGCCGACGCCCCGGACGGCGGCGAGGTGCGCGCGCTGGCGGTGGACGCCGAGGAGGCGCTGCTCGAGTACCTCGACATGTTCTACAAGCTGGGTGCGGCGGGCCGGGCGTTGCGCAAGCTCGGCGCCATCGACTTCGCCACCACGATCGCCCCCGGTCTGCGCGACGTGCTGCTCACCGGCAAGGTGAAGGAGGCCACGACCCGCACCTCAGGGCAGCGGCGCGTGTACGACGCGGTGGTGCTGGACGCCCCGCCGACCGGGCGGATCGGCCGGTTCCTCAACGTCACGGCCGAGACGGCCCGGCTCGCCAAGGTCGGCCCGATCAAGACCCAGAGCGAGGGGGTCGCCGCGCTGCTGCGCTCCCCGATCACCGCGGTGCACGTGGTCACGCTGCTGGAGGAGATGCCCGTGCAGGAGACGGTGGACGCCATCGCCGACCTGACCTCGCTCGGCTTCGGGATCGGGAAGGTGATCGTCAACGGCGCCCGGCCACCGCTGCCCGCCGGCCGGGCGGTCAGTGCGGCCGAGCTGAAGCGCGGGCTGGTCGCCGCCGGGCTGCCGGCCGACCGGGAGACCGTCACCGGCCTGCACGACGAGGCGCGCGACCAGTTCATCCGGCGCGAGCTGGAGGATTCGCTCCGAGCCGACCTGGTGGAGCTGGGGCTCCCGATGGTCGAGCTGCCGTTGCTGCCCGACGGGGTGGACCGGTTGGGGCTCGCGACGCTGGCGCAGGCCCTCGTCCGGGCCGATTGA
- a CDS encoding WhiB family transcriptional regulator: protein MGMITDWPSLAACQNGDPDALFVQGAEQNVAKRICRSCPVRYECLADALDNRIEFGVWGGMTERERRALLRRHPQVTSWRKMFEAAMKKNSKDKAGKDKILVSAAN, encoded by the coding sequence ATGGGCATGATTACTGACTGGCCGTCGCTGGCGGCGTGTCAGAACGGGGACCCGGACGCGTTGTTCGTACAGGGCGCCGAACAGAACGTGGCGAAGCGGATCTGCCGGAGCTGCCCAGTTCGTTACGAGTGCCTGGCCGACGCGCTGGACAACCGAATCGAGTTCGGTGTGTGGGGTGGCATGACCGAACGCGAACGGCGGGCGCTGCTGCGTCGTCACCCGCAGGTGACGAGCTGGCGCAAGATGTTCGAGGCCGCGATGAAGAAGAACAGCAAGGACAAGGCCGGCAAGGACAAGATCCTCGTCAGCGCGGCCAACTGA
- a CDS encoding Rv0361 family membrane protein, with translation MAGQPEGPGGAAAPAGPGTQDPSAIPPPPSGYPPYPGAAAPKKKRGLLIAAIALVVIMVLCVGGGVVAFLTLRNVENGEGAKEPAVAVDEFLTAVYKDRDATKAASRVCAASRDDEKIAAKVAEVQKYSAEYQNPRFRWTSPKVDNQTGDRATVSTRITMTTADEKVADQDLRFTVVQKTGWWVCEVA, from the coding sequence CTGGCCGGGCAGCCCGAGGGTCCGGGCGGCGCAGCCGCACCGGCTGGGCCAGGCACTCAGGACCCCTCGGCGATCCCGCCTCCCCCCTCCGGCTACCCGCCCTACCCGGGCGCTGCCGCGCCGAAGAAGAAGCGCGGCCTGCTGATCGCGGCGATCGCGCTGGTCGTGATCATGGTGCTCTGCGTGGGCGGCGGCGTGGTGGCGTTCCTGACCCTGCGCAACGTCGAGAACGGCGAGGGCGCCAAGGAGCCGGCGGTCGCCGTCGACGAGTTCCTCACCGCGGTCTACAAGGATCGCGACGCGACCAAGGCGGCCAGCCGCGTCTGCGCCGCCTCCCGGGACGACGAGAAGATCGCGGCGAAGGTGGCCGAGGTGCAGAAGTACTCCGCCGAGTACCAGAACCCGCGCTTCCGGTGGACCAGCCCCAAGGTGGACAACCAGACCGGAGACCGGGCCACCGTCTCCACCCGGATCACCATGACCACCGCCGACGAGAAGGTGGCCGACCAGGACCTGCGCTTCACCGTGGTGCAGAAGACAGGTTGGTGGGTCTGCGAGGTCGCGTGA